DNA from Triticum aestivum cultivar Chinese Spring chromosome 7D, IWGSC CS RefSeq v2.1, whole genome shotgun sequence:
GTCACCAACAACGACATTTGCTCCTCGTCCCATCCCTGCCTGGCTCCACGGTCGATGTTGTCGGTGTCTCGCCCCTGGACACCGTGCGGCAGTTTGCAGAGATCCCTTGCGATGCTCCCGTTGCTTGGAGAACGGACATTGGGCGCGAGGGTGCCGCAATCCTTGGCGTCCGCTCAGCTCTTTGGCATGCCTTGTCGCGCCATCACTGTCTCGCCTCAGCACCGAGCATTGTCGAGCTCCAGCTTCTTGTGGGGGTCCGATGAAATCCACTCCCCCCTACAAGGCGCTTCATCGAGGGTCCTGGGCGTCGATTGTATCTGATGATGTTGGCTCGGCACCCCCAACCGATGTGCTGCTGCAGTCCACTTTAGCAACTCAGGCCAAGTTGCTGATGCGTGTTGGGAGCTTTCTGGAGCGGGCGGAGGCGGCCCTGGACAAGCTCTCTCTTGTGTCGGCTGTGTTGCAGTCCACTCCTACGTCGCGTCCTTCTAGTCAGGTTGATGTCTTTAGTCAGGTTGATGTTGTTGGTGGCTCAACGGAGAACAAGGATGAAGAGCTCTATGGTTGTTTCTCCCCTTGAGTTGGGGACAACTTGTCGTCGATGTCTGCTGCTGTAAGCGAGGTCATCGCCGTGGTCGTCGCCCCTGTGTTGCAGATTATGCCCGAGCTTCAACAACTATGTGTGAGACCTGCTTCACCTCAGCCTATGGACCATGTGGAGGTCGTCTCGCTGGTGACCCCTGTTGAGGGCCAGGATTCACCTAGGTCATGTGAGCAACTAGAGGCGTCCGGCTCCATCGTGTCGGTTGTATCTATGACTGATAATGTTGAGGCAGTCAAGATGTTGGCGTCTGATCCTTTGGAGCCCAGCCAGATGGTCACCATTGTGGAGCGTGAAGGTTCCGATGTTACAGTTACTCACTCGCACGAGACCGTTGGGTAGGTTTATGTGCGTGACAAGGTCAATGATATTCTCTTCCAGATAGAGATTCACAGCTTGCTCAAACGTTTGGAGGCGGCTAGCCCTGGATCTGGCAAGGCGATTGTTGAGGAGGCTCTCAGGAGCAAGAGAATGAAGAGTGGCGCCACAAGAAAGGCGTCCGCAGCTGCTTGATGGATGGTCATCAGTCTCTTGGGTTGTCCTTATGGTTTGAGTTGTCAGCGCGGATTTGGTGGTGCATGTGGTCTTCGGCCGTGTTATTCTTAGGAGTTTCTTTGCGGTGTAGCACTGTGGGGGTTGGTGGTCGCTGTGTGTTGGGTATGGTTGTCGGGTTGATCGCGTGTTTACGGGGTTACATGCTCCGTGAGTAGTCCACGTGTGGTTGATTTGtatcggttttcgcccggttttccgttgattaactgggcaattcttttCTGCtcaattaatcgatgaggcaaatcttttgcctccgtttcgaaaaaaaagaggagaaaaaaattaGGGTCAAGAATTCAGACAATGACCCCTAGGTAGAGGCTCATGTACCTACCCAGTGTAGTGTGTGGGTAGCATTTTGATTAGTATAACGTTCGTCAGCTTTTCTATTCACAGGAAATGAGCTAATTAATCTGACGTGTCTACTTTCTCTGCGCCAAGATTCGTGCAACAAATCTGACGGGAGATAGCGCGTTTGCCAGGACTTCCCTATTTTTATGTTATTCCTATCGTATGAACTGAGGCCTAAGTGCAGTAGAGAGCAGAAAGTGTGCGCAGTTTTGCTGACCTAAAAATATGTTGGTTATTTCCAACAAGGATTACCAGCTATGTCCAATGTATTTTCTGTTTGCTAGGGTTTTGTTTTGCGCGGGGAGTGTCAGCGGGTGCGGACGCGGCTCGTCGGCAGTGCCTTCACGCACGGCAGAACTGCCGTACGGGCCAAAATCAACCATTCATTCACTTTCCATCCCATCCAACGGTCTTCTGCTACCGAGCGAGAGCTGCTAATAAACTAGGCGCCAAAATCACGTCTGCCGTCTGGCCTTCTCGTGCCAAAAATTGCCGCGCCGTGTACCAAGGTGAGCTGCTCATCGCCGCGTAGAACCAAGTTCCTGTtaagctgctgccgctgccgccgcatcGCCCGTtcgagcagccgccgccgccgcgtcgaaTTCAAACTGCACGTACACGTTGCGATCTAAGACAAGGAGTCACGTTTGATCTTCATAGGTAAAAACCAAACATCATCATCGATCCCCTAATCCACTTTTCAAAACTGATCCGATATTCTTCCTTGTACAGTCCAATGAAAAACACAAACGAGGGAGATTACCAGGCCAAAGGTAGTCTGAATACGTGAGTGAGATGCAGTATAAATATTACAGTTCTATTTTTAAGTTATTTATTTATGCCCAGCGTACACTAATTTCAGTACTCTGTTAATAGAGTGCACTTCAGTTTCCTTGAGAAAACTGAAAACTGCTATATTCGGATTGTGCTTGGCACGGCTGTACCTGCAATTTTTGGTGCTTGGCATGGCTGTACCTAGAGACCACTAGCAAACTTGGGGCACTTCAGACTTCAGAGGACCAGATAGAGGATGGGATGCGATGCAACTGCGGCATCTCAACCAACATGGCAGCGACAGTGGCTTGACGGTAACGCAGCGGCTGCAGCTCGACGGTGACGACGCGGAGGTGGCTCCGTTGGACGTaacgtggcggcgacgacggcggcggcagcttgACGGCGACGAAACTGATGCAGCTCAATAGCAACGAGGGCACAGCGGCTCGACGGTCCGCTACTTTTATGATCCATGCAGTAGGCCTCTCTCTAATTTTTGGCGCGAGAAGATTCAGAGTATAGAGAAACAAGCAAGTTCGTTGGACCCTTCTGTTCGTTTGTTGGTGAGTAGCAGCAGTCCGTTGAATGGGATGAAAAGTGAATGAATGGTTGATTTTGGCCCGTACGGCAGTTCTGCCGTGCGTGAAGGCACTGCAGACGAGCCGCGTCCAGCGGGTGCTGTGTCGTGCAGTCCTGTGTAGCTGCTGCCCTGCTGACGTGGCCGAATAATGAAAATAAAGGTGATGTTTCCGTTTTCGCAGTAAAGCTCACATTTCACACACGATGTGCAGGTATATCTGTCCGGACGTTGCACCTACTGCGCCACTGACTGGCTATTCGTTTGTGCACTAGTACCAAGCtggttgttttttttctttcaaaaaaccAAACTGGTTGTTGAGTCGTGCGGTGCAGAGCACTGCTACATCTCCCAAAACAATCGAGGCCCTCTAGTATTAAGCCACCTGGACCTGGCAGAGCTTTTATCCCTCCTGCCCTGCACGAGCTAGCCGAAAAGAGCAGAGCATCCACGCTCCTCGCACTCGCAGAAAGAGAAAACATCTCCACGGTCTCGCCGGCAATGCCGACCTCCGGCGACGCCTCGGGCGCCCTGCCCCACCCCCACGTCGTGCTCCTCCCGAGCGCCGGGATGGGCCACCTCGTCCCGTTCAGCCGCCTCGCGGTGTCCCTCTCCTCCCCCGGCCACGGCTGCGGCGTCTCGGTCGCCACCGTGCTCCCCACCGTGTCGTCCGCCGAGTCGGCGCACCTCGACGCCCTGTTCGGCGCGTGCCCGGCCGTGCGCCGCCTCGACTTCCACCTCGCGCCGTTCGACGCATCCGAGTTCCCCGgcgccgaccccttcttcctccgctTCGAGGCCATGCGCCGCTCCGCGCccctcctcggcccgctcctcgccggcgccggcgcgtcgGCGCTCGTGACGGACATCGCGCTGGCCTCCGTCGTCATACCCGTCGCCAGGGACCTCCGCCTCCCCTGCTACGTCCTCTTCACCGCCTCCGCCGCGATGCTCTCCCTGTGCGTCCACTTCCCCGCCTACCTCGACGCGAATGCCGGCGGCCCCGTCGGCGACGTCGGCATCCCGGGCGTGTACCGCGTCCCCAAGGCTTCCATCCCGCAGGCGCTGCACCACCCCGAGCACCTCTTCACCCAGCAGTTCGTCGCTAACGGCCGAGAGCTCGCCAAAGCAGACGGCCTCCTGGTCAATTCCTTCGACGCGTTCGAGCCAGAAGCCATAGCTGCGCTCCGGAATGGCTCCGTCGCAGCCGGGTTCCCACCGGTTTTCTCGGTTGGTCCACTCGCTCCGGTGAGCTTTTCGGCAAGTGAACCGCCGGAAAATCAAGCTGATTACATGCGGTGGCTCGAGGCGCAGCCGGCGAGGTCGGTGGTGTACGTCAGCTTCGGCAGCCGGAAGGCCATATCCAAGGACCAGCTCAGGGAGCTCGCCGTCGGGCTCGAGGCGAGCGGCCACCGGTTCCTGTGGGTGGTGAAAAGCACCGTCGTCGACAGAGACGACGAGGCCGAGCTCAGCGAGCTGCTCGGCGAAGGGTTCTTGGAGCGTGTGCAGGGGCGGGGCATGGTGACCAAGGGTTGGGTGGAGCAAGAAGAGGTTCTGAAGCAAGAATCCATCGGTCTGTTCATCAGCCACTGCGGCTGGAACTCGGTcacggaggcggcggcgaacggATTGCCGGTTCTGGCATGGCCGAGGTTCGGGGACCAGCGGGTGAACGCCGGCGTGGTGGCGCGCAGCGGGCTCGGCGTCTGGGAGGAGCGGTGGAGCTGGGAGGGGGAGGAGGGAACGGTGAGCGGGCATAATATCGCGGAGAAGGTCAAGACTGTAATGGCGGACAAGACGGTGAGGAATAAGGCGGTAAGCGTCCAGGATGCGGCGGCGGAGGCAGTCGCCGACGGCGGCACGAGCTACCGGAGCTTGGCCCAATTCGTGCAACGTTGCCGGGATCTAAGCGTCAGCAAGTAATACGACATGGCTACATTTCGAAGAAGCGTGAACAAGCAATAATTGCTGTATAGTACCTCGACTATTGTTAAACAAACGATCTGCCATTTTATTGGAAACTGAACAAATGTAAGAACGAAAGAATGAACACGCTGTTACAAAAACCAACGACAAATACATGTGATAAAGCTAGTACAAGTTACGTTAGGGCATAAACGGAACGCTTGCCCTACACTTTCATCCGCAATACAAACAAAATTTAAACTAGATGGACAAATATTATGCAAACATGATGTAACCCATGCAAATGACAAAAATTCAATATAATTTACATAAATCAAAAGATATTTCGTATATTCAACTAGAACTTAGAAAAACTCTAAAGTAATTTATAGCGGACGATGACCGGTGACCTCGTATGCCAGGTCGGGCTGGCCGGTGGCCCCTCCGTTGCCCTCTACTGCGCCCGCCGATGCTCCGCGACGACGAGCCACCACCGCACTCAGCTAGGTAGTGGAGGACGCCCCCGCGCGACATCGCGATCGCCAAGGCACATCCTCATTCACGGACTTGTCGCACCAAACGCAGCACAACTGTGAGATCTGCTCGTCGATGCGGGCGTATCAGCCGCGCGGCAGTGGCAACTGAGAAGGCTACTTCGACCGCTACGCCGCATTGAAGCGGCGTCTGTCCGCCTGCTCACGCTATTTTAAGCAGGGTTCTTGCGTCGGCCAACCCCATATCCTCTCCTCTCTGCACACCCTCTCTGTGATCTGATCCGATCCTCTCATGCGTCGCTACTGTAACATCCTGGATTTTGCCCTTTTTCTGATGATTTTCCTGGATTTCTTGATTTGAATtgtttttccgtggctatgtggttttgaaacttgggaagatcatgtctttctaggttttatagtggcttgccatcctcatcatcatcccaagatcatgtcattttcatccttgacctaatccaatattctttttctagggaatattcatttttctgttaaaggaataaccctttaaaCCCTAGATTGTGAAGCAACCTATCTTTCTGTCACTCcataaatccccaaataattctcataaattgtttgggtcatatcttgctcaaatatggcaaaacttttcattgccatgttcataAATCATCCTtcaataattcttttcctattctgtcctaagtggtggtttgagaaggaagtgtcatttatctttgcttgattgaccccaaactttttggacatcttttcctgtccatataattgtcccatgccaaaattcaactcaattttcctagtaaatattcctgagcaatttttcaaagttcctgtccaAGGGAagtcattgtgaaggaagtactagctaggcatatccaaacgagttgaaattttgcaaggtccttcgtattatcaaatcatcactctccaccaaatttgagctcatgtaactcatctatgtgagcccagctccaaatatttgtttctggtcagatttttagtttgtgaagcaaccatattttatattgcttcatttaagctgaaaatttaccagggcattctcctatatatatctactGTCTCCATCAAGTTTTGGCTCAATTCATCAAACCATTTTCCCTGTGCAATgtttccaagtttctggtcagaatgaagcattgtgaagcaagtaccattttggtatttccaaatggcatgaaactcttACAGAAGCTTCATATGATCAAACAACCCACCTCGTCCAAATTTTAGCTCATTTCATGCAATTATGTAAGTGTTACGTCATCATCTCTTATTCTGGCAATTATGGTGGTTTCAACAGCAAGTACCCTCTAAACCTCTCCTCCTAAGCTGATTTTTGGCTATCAGCATAATTTTAGTATGTGATCATCACCAGACAAATCCTTTCCTTCGTTCCCAAACTGGTGTCCGCACTGCACAACACAAACACTTGGTTGTTGGTCTGCTTTGGGGCCgtctgcaaatctcttctttgcctcTGGGATCCTTTCTTCCTTCATTGCACCTGAGGGCACTACGGTCTATCTAATGTACATGGTCGTTCCGGCCAAAACGAGCCATTTGCAACAGTGCATGCGGTGATCACACTTGTGTCATGGCAAACTCGCGCTCTGACCGGCCGCTATTCCCGTtgtctccctcctcgtctcgacctccattcatgtcTAGTAGCTGCCCCGTCCTAGTTCACCATTAATGCGCCGCTAGAGCCGTGCCCATGCTGCGCCCAGCCACTGTCCTCCATTAGAGCTTGGCGTGAGCTCGCCCGTGATGCTCTAGAGCTCTCCCCTGGCCTATATATGAGTCCCCCGAGGTCCTCCGTAGCTCACTCATCCCTCCCTCGCCTCCCTAGTCCACCGGAGCGGCCTCCTCCCGCCTCTGTTCGTCGCCGTcctccatggccgcctcggcctcggcttgatTCCGGCCACCACagccttcctctcctcctcccgaACCGTCCTAACAgttcccctcctccccgcggttgGCCCCAACCACTTTcccctcgccggagttgcccgTTTCGCCGGAGACCATCACCACCGCCCGCCTCCTGCCCTCCTCatggcgccgccccctcccctcctccccactCCACCCCGGCGCCTGCTAGCCCTCTGAACGGGTGCGCCGTGGTCTCCCGCACCGGCCGGTTCCCTTGGCTAGGCCGGGGATCGCCGGAGCCGGCCGGCCCCCTCGCCGATTCCCTCTCCTGCTCCTCCCCCCTTCACGAGAGAacaggagcgggaggaggaagaagacgagcgccagcgcccgtgccctcTCCCTGCCCTGGGCCCCATGCGCTCAAGTGGACACGTATTCTCGTGAGTGTGTGTTCAGTTTTCGAAAGCGTGTTTAGCCTTTGTTTTATCCGATACACTTTTTCCCTCCCGAAAAGCGCATTCCTGTCTACTGCAGAACAGAGTGCGCTTTCACTTTTCTGAAAACGCCTGAATGctcttctgccttatccactcagggacccgttggtgctgaaaatattcacagattagtccctgagcttcttcacctcataactccgcaatcGTAACTCCGATCgcggtgaaaccaacgctcacttcttcgtctcgtcaagATCTTGCTGTTGggaacattttcactaggtggttccacagtgaaaatgaccattttgcccttgcttctaatcagccccctccgagagagaaccgcCCGACGTTtcattccgcggcttcaccgcacttcttcccggagtctccgtcacccccaggaaagccacaacagccacttgcatgatagccatgcagtagccatggttactacttgaatatttaat
Protein-coding regions in this window:
- the LOC123165825 gene encoding UDP-glycosyltransferase CGT, with amino-acid sequence MPTSGDASGALPHPHVVLLPSAGMGHLVPFSRLAVSLSSPGHGCGVSVATVLPTVSSAESAHLDALFGACPAVRRLDFHLAPFDASEFPGADPFFLRFEAMRRSAPLLGPLLAGAGASALVTDIALASVVIPVARDLRLPCYVLFTASAAMLSLCVHFPAYLDANAGGPVGDVGIPGVYRVPKASIPQALHHPEHLFTQQFVANGRELAKADGLLVNSFDAFEPEAIAALRNGSVAAGFPPVFSVGPLAPVSFSASEPPENQADYMRWLEAQPARSVVYVSFGSRKAISKDQLRELAVGLEASGHRFLWVVKSTVVDRDDEAELSELLGEGFLERVQGRGMVTKGWVEQEEVLKQESIGLFISHCGWNSVTEAAANGLPVLAWPRFGDQRVNAGVVARSGLGVWEERWSWEGEEGTVSGHNIAEKVKTVMADKTVRNKAVSVQDAAAEAVADGGTSYRSLAQFVQRCRDLSVSK